The window acctgggcgactgccctaaatgcagatcagtattgattgattgaacgcaaAATAGAGTTCATCCAGAAAATGAAGGATTGCTGGGCCAAGAGAAAAAGGTCAAGGTATCAAGAAGAAAGCAGCAGTCAAACCTTCAATTAATAACACCATAAGCGTCAACAATCcaaaatgacaacaacaacaacaacacagctaaagcacaagcaccgtaGTCCTAAGGCGGCCaaacaaacttttaaaaaatccTTGCGTGGCACTTTCAAAGTTCCGTTTTATTACACCATACGTCAGGGGAACCCCACTTAGTAATCTATGGCTTTCTAATTAAGTTTCTCGGTTAAACACTAAACGTGTCactggagatcttttacatgccaacattgtaagATATGTACTTTactctgcccttcaaaaatccgactacttttgTCTGATGAGAAGCCGTGATCCTAAAGTATGGCAATGAATCACTGATCCACATAGGGAGAGAAGAACTAATGGGGATTCTAATGAGAATAGCTTGGGATAGGTACTGTAACTAGGATTGAAAACGATTAATCTCACTGCCTACACTTCAGAGGCTATTCTGGAATAGGCCTGGGCTATGCAACATCGTGGTTTTCGCTACACAGTATAGTTCTATCTACTAGTTTCAAATACTGCTAAAACACGCAATGTCAAATTGCAATACCTATTACACGAACATAAGTGTAACGATACGGTACTGTCAGCATTCTCAATACAAATATGAACAGAGCACAAAACATACGGTAGAGTTAAGTTATGCTTTGTACATTCTCAATACTCCCTCTACAGGAACTTCGCAGCTATATTtcacagaaatattatcactaaCGTAATTTCTGTGGTCTAAACATTACCATCCAACTGATTATATAGATTCTGTTTCTTGAATTCATTCACTACCGTGAACATAACTCAAAAGAGAAGTTGGTAAAATGTCGCTCGTGTACCTTCTCACGGTACACAGTAATGTGTACGTTGATTGACGCTGATGATCTCATCCATCATTAATGAAACACGGTCTACGACACCCTGACTAGATACCGCCGTTCACACGGCGACATTTTTCCGAATAAAATCGTTGAGGAGCACAAAACCATAATCTCACCACCACGAATCACCGATGTTGTGTGGATCCATATAGAATACGCCAGTATATGAGCACAAGAGTACCGGCACTACAATCCCGAGGCTTTAAATTAAGCATCAAAATCCTTAAGCTCGCGTCAATGCTAGTGGTTTCAGGATGTAATTCGTAGAACCTAAGCTGGAAGCTCTACTTCAGTAAATGTAGCACATCCCTGAAATTGTCGTTGCTTCTAGTAAGTTATCTAATTTTTAGCAAGAAATGTGACACCTTACACAAGCAAAATATTGTGACaagaactgtaataataataataataataataataataataataataataataataataataataataataataataataataataataataataataataataataataataataataataataataataataatcatcatcatcatcatcatcatcatcatcatcatcacaaatgaGCCTTTTATTCTAGCTCTTGGGGACTTAGATCTATTCCCGAGCATTAGTTCTACCATCAGTTTATACTCCTACTGTAGAACGGCCATGTTATTGGAGCAAATAAATCGTTGGATTCACTGATTTGCGTTCCATTTGACAAGGAAAGCTCATAGactgtttttttaaaatatactgACAGCTATtctcgtgaataataataataataataattattattattattattattattactattattattattattattattattattattattattttgctaattgctttacgtcacaccgacacagataggtcttatgacgaagatgggataggaaaggcctaggagttggaaggaagcgaccgtggccttaattaaggtacagccccagcatttgcctggcgtgaaaatgggaaaccacggaaaaccatcttcagggctgccgacagtgggattcgaacccactatctccctgatgcaagcttacagccgcgtgcttctgaccgcacagccaactcgcccggtaataataataataataataataataataataataataataataataatggttctatACTGGAAGCTATTATCTATAACGGTGCATAGGTAAAATGATGGTCACAAGCTACTCGTGTAACTATAGAAACGTATATTTTATCACTAgtggtaatatttttttttttaagaggcaAAAGAACAGGATTATCAGTCCTAATTCCAGTGCAACACATTTTCATTCCAGGATAAGTAATAATATCGTAACTTCGAGTTTTATGTATTGTATTAAACTGAAATTTAAATCTTGCGTGCATACCTCCAATTTTGTGGTAACTTTAGCAAAGCCAAATGTGAAAAATTAAAATTGATCTGTTTTTGCATTAAAGTAAAAATTACAATGTAGAAGTAATCAGGTATCTGCTACTGAAGCATTGCTCAAGGCTTACGACCATTACTAAGAATACTTGGATGCAATTCCTAAAACCTAAGCTGGAAGCTCAACTTCGGTGATTGTAGCACATCACCGAAATTATCGTTCCTCCTGGTAAGTTCCCTCATTTTAGCAAGAAATGTGACACCTTGTACTCGCACAAGCAAATTATTATGACTTaagaactgaaataataataataataataataataataataataataataataataataataataataataataataataataatgctcgacCTCCTGACggaaaatcgaacccacatccttccagatGAACTGAGAATTATTTTACCACCTCGACTAGGCTAGTAGGCTAATACAGAAGCAGTAAAAATGAACGTCATCTTAAATGGTTGAGAGTTGTGATCATAGACAAATTAGGCTCGTTTCTTCGAAGTTACTGTGTGAAGTCGAATGTGAAGGCATTTTAGAAGGATATTAGTGAAACTAAAGAATACAGGAAAAGTTACATGACCTACTGAGCAGCTCTCTTGCGTCAAAAATCTTCTGCTACGAAGGAATACCTCTTTCCCGGTTTCCAACTACCTTTTATTGATAGTACCATGAAGTTTGTATTTCTGTTTCAGCTAGGCTAATTTGAAGGTAAGTAGATATATTTCTTTGGTTTAGAATAGATGaagttacataacagagctttACCCAGCACCAGTCAAAATAGAACCATACGATATATCGCGAGAATTTGTAATAAATACATCAATAAGAATGTAATGCACATTGTCCATAGACCTATCCGTTTCCGTCAGAATATTGCTATAATGTAATATTTCAATATAATGAACGCACATTTACTTATACAGAATATGGGGTTTACATGTCATGCAGCTCGCGACAGATAGGGAGCTTCTACATTGACATAATTAAAAATGTTATTTCAGACTGCGTGTAATTGGTATCAGTTTGATGCGAATTGTTTTAGTATATTTGTCTCAGTATAAATGGTTAAACCCGCTCATTTTGTTTAAATATAGCTAAAACTCCTCAAAATTAAAATCAGTTATTATATTGAATAACAGATATCCTTGACTATCCACTCGATTTTGACACGTACGGATCCCGAGGAGAGCGGTAAGAATGGTCGTAAATAACTATAGTCACTACAAAATTTCGCAAATTTCCTTCTTATCCAAACAGAAATACAGAGTTTCTTATGTACCGTTGACGATAAGATTTCGACTCTTCGTACGGCTAAAATTTAGTAGAAGAAGAACCTGTAATCGTTGGTAAATGTCAAACTGGTAACTAATAGGATACAGTATTAGACTAACGAACATTAGATACCGCGAATTCATAAGGAGAATGATCTATTATCTCAGTCTTTATATCGACGGGTGGACGGATAGCACCAGTGATTTGGGAAGAACAGTTCATTCCAAGTCCTTCCGAAGGTACCACGGTGTACCACACCACAGAACGTCTGATTGTGATGTAGACTGAAGCTGATATTGGATTCCTAACCAATGTCGTTGCACCGTTCTACATTTGCAGGAGGCGTCGCAATGTGCCATTCCTGACAGTAGTGCCGTGTCCTAGGCAGAACTCAACTGACCTACGCGGACATGTTTCTGTCATGGCTGCCAGCGGATAGGTCATGTCTGTCAGTAATAAAGGTCGTGTTCTGCAATGGCGGACACTCGCTCTCGTCAGCTTGCGACAGATAGGAATCTTCTACATTGATATAATTTAAAATGCTATTTCATACTGCCTGTAATTGGTATAAACTTCATTTCCTACAGCATGTGCAGTTACCTGCAAGTAGCATCCTTGCTCTTCGGACCACTTTAACGACGTAGAGCAACGGCAAAATTCAATCATTTGCTATTGCTTcaaatcttttttaaaaaaatatgctcgTAAGTGACATTCAAGAAtcacatatatttttttaattctgagaAACAAAAACCTCGTAAATTTATTCAGCTATCTGAAATAGGCCTATTCACTGGTAAAGTAACCATGTGACACAAGAAAAGATTAGGTTAGTGTTTGAATTTTAGTTAAATTAGAATTCTTTGGGCCAAATAACAAATCGACGTAAACAATTCCAATTCCATATGCTACATAAATCTTGTTTCGAAAAGAAACTTCGAGATTCTGCTCCTGAAGACTTATCATTGACAGAGAAAGCCCTCCATGACTACCACAAACATAGGTTACTCTTTTCTGCCAGTAAATGAATGTATTATTTCGAAAATAACTTGTTAGGCTAAAGTAATTACTTAATTCCTTGCAGTAGAGTACAGTTTAAAAAAAATTCCTTGAATGCATCAGTTGTTCCTAGGACATACGAGTAACACTAGCTGTGATCATGGGAAAACATTGTATTTAGTATAGTTattataagaatgggaggaggcgGACCTGGAAAAATCAAAAGGTAACACATCACAGGGGGTAGTAAATGTTTATAATTGAAGACATTTATTGGTAGACAAATTGAACAGGGGTTGCTATGGGAAATACGGTACGTAGATCATGGGAGGTAGCTTTCTTTCATAAGTACTTACGGACAAAGATGTTTGACATGAGAGTCGCTGGAAGGCAGAAGACGATGACAAGGATGTCCGCTACGGCGAGATTCACGATGAAGAAGTTGGTGACGGTGCGCATGCGCGGAGATCGATAAACGACTGCGATCACGAAACAATTTCCTACTAGACCAACAGCAAACACTAATAAATAGGCTACACAGTAGACAGCGGTCATCGCAAAAGAATGGCGGTAGAAGAATTCGGGCACCACAGTTGAGTTAGTAGAATTTCCTACTGTGGAGTTATCGTTATACAGTCCTCCATTTTGGTCTGCCATTTCTTCAGCCAGCGTGTGATTGATATAGTTTATATTCCCGAACGTCGCCGTGATCATCCCGCTCGCAGTCTCGGACGCTGCCCGGCTGAAGTTGTGAAAGTGGCGATTCGGCTGCGATCTGGTGGTCAGGTGCACAGGGTCACTGGAGGAGGTCAATACACCAGTCTCCCCGCGTCTTCGAGAGTTGAAATCGAACTCCTCTGAGTCTGGCAGCCGGAGAGAGGCCATCTCCAGCAGAGGAGAAGACGCCTGGAGGCCTCCATCGACTTCGGCCATCAGCAGTGCAAGAAATTCGGCCGCCACTTTGAACACACTTCGTTTTACCGTTTCAAAGTTAAAAATCTCATCTAATTTTAACCCCTCCTGACTTTCCTATGCGGGAAATTATAGTCTCATTTCTTCGGATACACTCTAAAATTATAGCACATCTTTCCAATAATTACCAAGATACTCTGCTAATAAATCTACACgttcaaattatttacaaaaattaaaagagCATACTAATTACTAGTTAAATACAGGTAACAGGCATCCTAAAACACGTAAAGAGGTACTTAAAACGAATATTCTAGCGAAAATAGTCGTTTATCACAAGTTGCTGCGACAATTATAAACTATTAACACATTTTCCTACTGACATGAATACGTCTAACAGGCGACTGTACCAATCACATCAAACCTACGAACGAAAACTTTTCCCTCCACTTTAAAAGCACTGAAACTCGGAAAGCAAGTATGGGAGTGAGCGGATAGCAGCCAGGCAGGCAGGCGAAGCGTGTAGTCACGGTGTGTTGGCCCGCTCAGCTCTGGCGGGCTCAGCTGGATGCTGCTTGGGGCCGACCCCGCTCGTCGCGCACACGCGCACTCGTCAGCCACCCAGGGCCTAGTACCCACCTGCTCAAACACGCCCTactacagtcatcatcatcattagcagcTCAAGCCATCACCAGCACATCGCCCAGTACTCGGCTAGGGCAATCAAATTCTTGTAGACCTCACACATTCGTGAAGGATAAGCTCCACCCTTCTCGGCCCTGGAATGCAAGAAAGAGCGGTAAGGGAAAACTTTATGCTGGCATTTTCCATTACTTATTTTGAGCATAAAAAACTGTAGAGGTTACAAACTTATCTCATGCACTATTACCGAAAATAACTGGAAAATACGTGGTTAAAAGACACGCCTGGTAATGCTATTAATAGCTTCCTAGGTTCTAGAGCCCAGCTGCTCTAACACTCCCTGCTCTATGAACGTTCAATACTACATCATAATCAACCGTAATAAAACATGCCCCGGAATAACGAGGAGTGGAGTTCTCTGGCAGCAGAGAATTAAAATACCAGGAGACGTACAATGCAGGCTACAtgtcatattattaatattattatccttcctctttttgctatttgctttacgtcgcactgacacagataggtcttatggcgacgatgggataggagagacctaggaagtggaaggaagcggtcgtggaattaattcaggtacagtcccagcatttgtctgatgtgaaaatgggaaaccacggaaaaccatcttcagggctgccgacagtggggctcgaacccaatatctcccgattactggatactggccgcacttaagcgactgcagctatcgagctcggtattatccTTCCTGGCCTTCTTTCCAATTACATGGGGTTGGCGCTAATGGATTAAGCCCAATGTtacagccagatgtccttcctggcgtCAATCGAAATACAGGGATGTATAGTGGTAGTGGTGTGATttcttgtatgtaaatgaagacgtgTAGTAATTCAAACACAAAAACAAGAATCAACCAGACGTGGATAAAATCCCCGGTGCCGATGGTAATCGAACCCTGACCCACGACGTTGACCATTCGGCTACGGATCCAGTCTTCAATGTACAGCGTTGATTGAAATCATGTATCCCACACTTTTACCTCCCTAATGAAACACTACCTAAGAATGACATTTGCTTTCTGGTTTACTAGGATAGAGTAAATCCCTTTACGAAGCAGATTCAGCGCTGTTTCAGTTTACCTACACACAGTAATAAAAGGCAATAGATAAAACATATCACGGTCATTAATAAgaagctaggatttggaaggaaactgttccacccgggctgagtggctcagacggttgaagcgctggccttctgatcccaacttggcaggttcgatcctggctcagtccggtggtagttaaggtggtcaaatacgtcagccttgtgacggtagatttactggcacgtaaaagaactcgtgcgggatcgcgttacggcacctcggcgtctccgaaaatcgtgaaagtagttagtgggacgttaagcaaataacattattaatattaaactGTTCCTACATGAGATAAAACGTCATCCCATAATCCATGTGGAGTTGAAATACATGTCCACAATTTGTTGTCAGTGTTTAACGTTGATTGTTAGTCCGACTCctgagctgaatggtcagcgttgagacctacggttcagagggtcgcggatacgattcccggccgtgtcagggcaTTTAATTGCGTCTCATTAATTCTGCTGGCTTGGTGACTGGACGTTTGTGATTGTACCAACacactcatcttcatattcagacaacactccacaGATATATGCAATAGTGATCACATTCCTACACATGGGGTTGGTGTCAGCAAGGGCATTCGGCAGTAAAACAgaaccaaattcacatgtgcgttacagttcgcacctgcaacacCACATGTGTTGAAAAAGcggtataagaaaaagaagaagaaaatgtacaCGTTGACTATTAGTTCCCCCACCTATCTGCTCTGCACCACCAAATATTGATGTATTTATCTGTTATATTGTCATCCCCAACGGCGTAACAATGTTTTAACCGCAGATCACGTAATTTCTCCAAAGTAAAGCAACACTGGGTGAGGTCACCACTTGCATGGGTAGCTAACGTGCTTTTAGCTTGAGAATGAGCTGAAAGGATGTAACCACCCTACCTCAAATAAACTCCGGATTAGGATGGCTGGTCAGTGACCTCTGACGCTGGGGAACTCTGACTAAGTCACTAGCGTCCAAGTTTATTTTTGTTACTTTATTGTTGTCATCATCGTCATCGTTATCACATTTGTGATGAGTGAACAAAGAGTACATACTGTACAGGTCTCAGCTGAGCatattttctgtctgtttctgtaaCTACTACTAATCATGCAGATAGAGTCAAATATCTAATGTAGGTCAAATTACGTCAAATACAACGCGTTAGtgccaataaatgcctattttgacccttagtgccaataaatgcctattttgacCGTTAGTGCCTATTTTGTGATAAGTTCCCATTAACCGCTtgaaacattattttaaatttatttatttatttatttatttatttatttatttatttaatttatttatttattttcttcttttctttcttaatctgtttaccctccagggttggcttttccctcggactcagcgagggatcccacctctaccgcctcaagggcgcagtgtcctggagcttcagactctgggtcgggggatacaactggggaggatgaccagtacctcgcccaggcggcctcacctgctatgttgaacaggggtctttcggggggatgggaagtttggaagggatagacaaggaagagggaaggaagcggccgtggccttatgttaagtaccatcccggcatttgcctggaggagaagtgggaaacctcgaaaaaccacttccaggatggctgagatggaaatcgaacccacctttactcagttgacttcccgaggctgagtggaccccgttcagccctcgtaccacttttcaaatttcatggcagagccggaaatcgaacccggacctccggggatggcagttaatcacactaaacactacaccactgaggcggactatttatttatttatttatttatttatttatttatttatttatttatttatttatttatttatttatttatttatttatttatttgtatattcataGTGAGAAAAAgaatggcaaactaccccactcctcactCTGCTTAGAATGCCCCATTTCGGCCCTGTCATCGGTTATTGTGGTTCCTATTTCCGAGTAGTCTTTAGTGGCACCAACTGAGAATCCAACCAGCCCTCTGACTAATGACCTAAAaagcatattttatttatttatttatttatttatttatttatttatttattatttatttatttatttttatttatttatttatttatttatttatttatttatttatttatttatttatttatttatttatttatttatttatttatttattagcttcaTCGCCAGAAAGTATAGCTCGATCACATTCTGGGAGGTTGAGAGGACATTTTCCCGATTTAGAAATATCCTGACTGAAGCGATGCATAAATTTACCGCAGAACCCACTGAAAAATATACAGCAGTCAATTGTAATGTCGCAATTGTTTCAGTAGTTTCATTCCACTGTATCTTCACAGAAATAAGATTAATACCAAACTAAGCATTATTTATCTTTTCCCAGGTATTTCTGGGTAGCTCGAGCCACCCAGATTCAGTTTCGTTTCGGCCaagtgatttttcaggtgaaaaatgCACCCGAGTtcgatcgggattcgaacctgAGTCATACGACTTCCAAATATAGTAAAACTCCATTTAACGTTGTTTAGGAGATAATATAAGTTGTAAATCGTCAAGTGTTCAGTACAAAGCCCGACTACTCGGCTGAAAGGGCCGCGTGAAactcttcggttcatagggttccgcgttcgattcctggccgtttcgggaattttaaccgcgtaTCGTTCATTTCCATGACTCTGGGACTTTTTTGTGTTTATCCTAACACACAGCTCTCTGCATACACACAAAACACCACATCATCAACCATCTGAGAAACATGGAATAGTAAATGCACCACTTTACataggttggcgtcaggagagGCATCTGGTCGTAAAGGACGACCAAATCCTCATGTGCATCCACACCCATGCTTCCACCAAGGTGGAagaaacggaagaagaagatgaaaacgaAAGTTTATACAAGTTTTGACCTTGTCTACTTTAGTAAATATTGTAATGCCTCTTTAGGCTTCCGAAAACATAACTTTTTATGCTTAAATGTCCTCGGCTTGGAAGTAGAGAATGGCAAAAGAGAAAAATTTTCTCACAGGCCACGAAGGCTCTTAGGGGAGTGGATAGGAAACAATTCCACTATCCGTCCGTAACCTTAGCGCTAAGTGGATTAGAAATTATAGCGGTTTATCCGGCCCCATTTGTACCCAAGGATTAATTTGGTATTcagttttgatgtaggctgagtgaacctcagggccatgcgtcTCACCAGAAGTGACAAAACTCCTTTCAATTATTTGACGTCCTTCTGGATGAACCAAGGACCATTTTACCGCCTCAGATTGACAACCCCAGGAGACAAAATCCATAAATACTCATAAATGCTTTAACCAGTGAATAAGAATATTGTTAATAAATTCTCTAGATATTGTGACCGCAGGCCTTAAACCACGATCACGTGACATCAAGCTTTCGCAATACCTTATTTCATATATAAATATAACACATGTTTGAAATATTTAACCAGTAAGTTAGAGGTTGAGGAAAAAATCGTCTCCTCAGAATATTTCCAAGAGGAAACCAATTACTGGGATTTTCCAACAAATACCGGTGGAGATAAGCCGATTGTGTTCAAGAGTGGGGAATATCTAAGACCGGTACAAGGCTGGGAGCTGCCATTAAAGAAAACAAAGCCAGATGCGTAACTCTATATTAAAATAAACCACTTCCTTCAGACAAGTAAAGTTTGAAATTAGCAATTGACAACAATTCAGTGTAAAGGAAGCCAATACTGAGAAGTATACTGTTACGAATATAAAACTCCATTTGTttaattactcaaatttatttcagaatggcataataaatgcacacacacatatttaaattcaCACAGTTCTAACCGGTTaagaatggccacactaattactagTCTATTTACAAATCACTCTTCTGTGCACACACCCGGGAGTCCTGGCCGGTTGCTACCTGACAacgtctataatccttactttcactttcgcAAAGTCGAGTCGTAGACGTTCGTAGACAGCTAGATTTGaacactggctacacaacacacgacgactgttcgttggttcgactccacttaTGTCTAGttcttcaca is drawn from Anabrus simplex isolate iqAnaSimp1 chromosome 1, ASM4041472v1, whole genome shotgun sequence and contains these coding sequences:
- the LOC136861604 gene encoding uncharacterized protein — protein: MAEVDGGLQASSPLLEMASLRLPDSEEFDFNSRRRGETGVLTSSSDPVHLTTRSQPNRHFHNFSRAASETASGMITATFGNINYINHTLAEEMADQNGGLYNDNSTVGNSTNSTVVPEFFYRHSFAMTAVYCVAYLLVFAVGLVGNCFVIAVVYRSPRMRTVTNFFIVNLAVADILVIVFCLPATLMSNIFVRTIFGTELERARVMLYVLNDQQQLLDNYGGTQLLTEQQLSVYLASGLTVLDHPPYSPDLAPCDFALFPEVKMKLRGRRFASDEQLLAARDQECENKGGISNEWRVSIAAPVYNAKSDKL